Part of the Prunus dulcis chromosome 8, ALMONDv2, whole genome shotgun sequence genome is shown below.
TGTGCATACTTGATAAAAACTTTCAACACACGAATACATCCACGATAGGGTTTTCGTTTTGTATCTTATACGAACAAGTATAACTATATTCGCAAATCTAAATCCTACTATAAAAATGTAATCCCACCAATTGACGGCTAAAAACGTCTTCATATCGAATAAAATTCATACtattatcaaattcaaatttaaattttaatatgaaaaatataaattcatgaCATCGccaatttataaattatattctaactataaaattttatgttaagGCGTAATTTTCGGGTgtattagaaaataaaaatcggTGGCAATCTGTCAATCCTTGTATGGAACCTAGAAAGAGAGTTGGTTGACCTAATATaaatctaaaaattaagaagaagaatatccACTTGTGTTCATACTAGTAATTAGTCATCCATATGAATAACCAAGCTTAATCAATAGTCACCCccgccaaaaaacaaaacaaactgaTTCAGTCCAATACTAGTTTTTACACGTGGTGCTCCCAAATGGATTCAGCACTCTCACATGGCCCACCAAAACAATCTGTGGACCCCCCCACGCGCTAATTAAGCGCGTGCACAATCCCCTCAGTGCCTAAAAACCACTCCTCTTCTCCCGCTTCGCAAACTCTCTCTGAGAAAAATCAGTCTTTCACTCTAATCACTTCTCCGAATCAAAATCAACGACGGAGATCCCCAATCCCATATGGAGATCTCCGCGAttaaaaaccctaaccctaacccCAATTCCAATCACCATTCCCATTCTCCGAGCTTTCTCCTGCCCAACGGCTTCGGCGAAATCGAGATCTCCGATATTGAGATGATAACGATACAGACCGTGACCTACACCAGCCTCAAGGACCTGTTGCCGGCGTCGCCTCCGACGATCATGTCGCCGACGCAGAATTCCAGCTGGCACGAGATTCCGATCAAGAACCCGCTCGTAAAGCACGCGGCTTTGGCTTACCTGCAGCCGATGTCCACGCCGCCCGAGGTCGGGGACAAGGGGCTGTTGCGGATGCTCAGGGAGAAGTGCCTCTGCGAAGGCGCGAACGGGGTCGGGTGCTTCGCGTGGCTCGGCGACGTCGTTTTGAGTGGAGTTAGGGATGTGTTTGGGGGCGTCTGTAGGAATGGGTGCGAGATTGGGGATgaggaggatgaggatgatgaagaggacgaCGACGAGTACGTGAAGGTTGACTGAACAGAGGGGCAGGGGCATTTTTGGAAAGTCAAAGTGTTGACTT
Proteins encoded:
- the LOC117637881 gene encoding uncharacterized protein LOC117637881, with the protein product MEISAIKNPNPNPNSNHHSHSPSFLLPNGFGEIEISDIEMITIQTVTYTSLKDLLPASPPTIMSPTQNSSWHEIPIKNPLVKHAALAYLQPMSTPPEVGDKGLLRMLREKCLCEGANGVGCFAWLGDVVLSGVRDVFGGVCRNGCEIGDEEDEDDEEDDDEYVKVD